From the Primulina tabacum isolate GXHZ01 chromosome 15, ASM2559414v2, whole genome shotgun sequence genome, one window contains:
- the LOC142527527 gene encoding large ribosomal subunit protein eL22y-like, whose amino-acid sequence MAKLSKGVGAGAQKGGKKKAATFVIDCAKPVEDKIMEIASLEKFLQERIKVAGKPGALGDAVTVTRDKTKITVTANDTNFSKRYLKYLTKKYLKKNNVRDWLRVIASNKDRSVYELRYFNIAENEAEEED is encoded by the exons ATGGCGAAGCTGAGTAAAGGAGTCGGGGCTGGCGCTCAGAAAGGGGGGAAAAAGAAGGCCGCGACGTTTGTTATCGACTGCGCGAAGCCGGTTGAGGACAAGATCATGGAAATCGCCTCACTGGAAAAGTTCCTTCAGGAGCGCATCAAGGTTGCTGGAAAGCCTGGGGCTCTGGGAGACGCCGTTACTGTCACCCGGGATAAAACAAAGATCACGGTTACCGCTAATGACACAAACTTCTCTAAGCG GTATTTGAAATACTTGACAAAGAAATATCTGAAGAAGAATAATGTGCGTGATTGGCTCCGAGTTATAGCTTCCAACAAAGATCGTAGTGTGTATGAATTGAGGTATTTCAATATCGCTGAGAACGAGGCTGAAGAGGAGGATTGA